The genomic window ATACACAGCAGGTACATACGCAAATGCCCTCACTAAGAATAAGAGCAACGTTCGAGAGCAACTAACtagtacatattatatgtacCTGTGAGTGCAATCCACATGGAATTTAGAAAACAGCTAAAAATTACTTTCCGCGTTATCGTAATTTTgcagaatttattttttaatagcaTCGCGGAGTTGCTTTGtgaagtaaaaaagtaaaattatcAAATGATTAAAtgattaaataaataaaataataaaaaaaaaattactcatTTATGAAAATGACAATTGTAATAGCAACAGTCGAGAATTGTTCTGAAACAGATTCACATGAATCACAAAAGTTGCTTCATAAAAGATTAGGCACCCCAAGTGCTACAACTATTAGTTAGAATTGATGCACGACACGAAAATTGCGGCTGGCGTGTGAGCTTTGTGCACAAGTAGAGATTATAAACGCGTATAGAATATATACGCGCATATATTCTATACGcgtttatacatattttttgttgtaCCTGTTTTGCGCGTTTGCCCCCTCTGTGCgattccattccttccttttctaaaCTGCTATATTCTGTTATGTgttatgttctttttttttttttccttcgccaAATGGTATAAAGTGGCACTTTCTTGATATACTTTTTCTCATCACTGTAAATGCGCATGAAATGAGTGCTGCTTAAGCCAATTCTGTCATTCCttaatatcatttttttgtggctACATTGCTATTCACTCGCGCGATGTACAAacacaaattgaaaaatgtatAGCATGAGGAATCTCGACTTGTTCTATTGTACAGCAGAGCAAATATCTTtacaacaatttttttttccttctttttttttttttttgctcctgcgtaaaaaccaaaaaaaagattcatctagaaaaaaaaaaaaaaaatgtaatttttttggcaccTCAGTCGTTCtacattgtaaaaaaataataaaagaaaggaaccaAATGTGacaaaagaataaaaaggaaaaaaagtagtttGTTCTCTCCTCATgtgtataggaaaaaaaacgccttAATCGCTAGCACATGGAATGTGTTGCCCCTTTTGGTAACATTTTTCCCATCTGCGCTCTTCTTCGTACTTCGTTCTGGGGGTGTGACGGGATTTTTGTCCTCCGTCGTTTTCTTACaggttcttccttttatgcagtcttctccttcccctttttttcttctttttttccggaagggtcacaattttttttacttcttcaaTAAGCCATTTTTGAGTGTGTGCGCAGTTGAAAAGTTGTGGCAGTACACAAAAATAGGAAGTGGTaattttttggtttttttatGACCAAGTGTGTGTAAGTACAAAGGTCCAATATGCGCGAGTATCTTCAAGAAATCAGaaacaaaggaaatattttcccttGTCTGAAACATCAACAATTGTAATATTTACTGTTCTGGTTTGGCTAATATTCACTTGTTGCCCTTTTTACCACTCCGCAAAAAGGGTTTATGTTTCCTGTCATCCCAAATTGTTCATGGAAAAATGGCGCTTAAAAGGATGGCCACGAAATATGCGTAAAAGAAGCCACACATTCTTCGTTTTACAAAAGGGATACACGGTGACAAACCATTTAGCATTAACCGGAAAGACGCCATGTGAAAGTTAAACCAAAACAGAACTGTGCGTAACTGCGCAAAGGATCCACCTTTTGacgtgcgttttttttttttttttcgcattttttatgCCCTCTTAAAAACCAACAAACACACTCTCTATAAACTTATGCGTGAAAAAAgatatgtgaaaaatgatGAACACATTGGGAAAATtcaaatggaaagaaaaaaattgaaagaaggaaaagagggggaaattcCCTCAACGAATActgctagccattttgttcttttcacgcaaaaaaaaaaaaaaaaaaaaaaaaaaaaaaaaaaaaatttgcttcaACAAACAAAATAGTTACACCCACGTGAACACTTCAAGTAGagtgtccctttttttgaagcaaaaaaatttcagaATTGTAACCTCCAAATTGTAGCATCAAATTgtcctcaatttttttaatcgcTCCCTCCATTTAACTGTTTTACGCTCCTAAGcaaattttaatttgtttgcAATAATTCATAGGCATATGAGCAGAGCTGCTCACGAATGGTTAACCTTATTTGCGTGAATAAACGCATCCCCTTCTTTGAATGACTTAACCGGTTAATGAGTTACTTCCCCCCTGTTGCCATAACGGCATCGTGATTGTACAAATGAGTGAACCCCTCTGCTACGCAATGTGTATACTCCTACCcatgcacacaaaaaggggagtgtaaaaatagggaaagaTACATTTGGACGTACCAGTAAATTATTgctcccccaaaaaaaaataaaaaagaaacaaataaaacaaatgtgaagaacaaatttgtaCACAGCAAAGTAGCATTTAAAAAGAcaaaatcagaaaaaaagaaaaaatcgtACGTACCACCCCGTTATAATGACTGCTCCCACTTTAAAAGCAGAGGAAGGGGATGATGAGGACgatttaaggaaaaagaaaaataaccattttttttttttctccaaaagtgaaaaaaaggtgactGTGAAGAAAATCcccaaaagtaaaaatgacgTAGACATCAACTTTTACGAAGAAGAACCATACTTGGATGATAAAGTTAATGACGTCGATTACATCATTTTAATAATCCATGGAATAGGATCCAATGAAGAGATCATTACAAATCAGTGTGAAGATCTCAAAAATAGtttcaaaattgtaaaaaaaatgtggttTTTTGATTATCCCTTTAATATCCATTTTCACATATTCAATTGGAAGAAGTATATAATAGACGCACAGATTCAGTAATGCTTCATAGCGGTGACATTTCTGCGCCCCCCCGTCGCATCTTTAGCTCGTCTACTTGAGGTCTATGCATCCGTGTCCCATTTTTGCCTGTTCACGTGAAAAGCAAATCGGGCAGTTGTTCGAATTGTCAGAGATGCGCTTATGctttgtatttatttattcttttttttgcgcttcGCTGTATATCTCACTCTTCCCCTACCCCGCAGCGTCTTCAACCGGATAAACATCAACACCATGGCGGAAACCCGAAAGATCATAAACCTCTCGGCAGGGGATATCATATGCTTCCTGCACCCAAGATATGGTGATTACATAATGTCAAACCTGTACAATGATATAAACAAGGCACTAGAATCTTTAAAGAgtgtaattttaaaatgagaaatgtgCGAACGTGTGTGAACTGTGTGTGGTTTTACACTACGAGGGGTTCCTCTCGAGAGTAACCCGCACACCATGCCACTGCATTATATAACACAATAGGGTAGTACATACTGCAGCAGTGCTTTCCTGCATACGCGATGACAATACCACATTACTGGTGTATATACCCACCCTGCGCAGGACCCTAGCGGAAGGTTCAAAAATTCCAAGGTCTGCCTCTTGGGTTACTCCCTCGGGAGCGCTATGGCGTACGaaattttgcacaatgtCAAAGTAAGAATCAGTGACAGCGATTTGAAGTACCACCTAAAGAGTAAAATCGACTACTTCTTCATGCTGGGAAGCCCCCTAAGTGCGTTACTATCATTGTACAAGCCAGATTACATAAACGAGGGGTTAAGGTTAATGGAGGGGATCAAATTTTACAACCTCTTCCATGGGTTTGATCCCGTTGCATTTAGGATAGAACCCCTCATATATCCCAAAATAAAGAACATCCCAGAACCTGTCTTGATAAATTACTGGAGAAATAATGGAGCTAGATACTGGTTTGAGTGGgataaaaatatgcaaaatgcaaaaatagcAATTGTCCAGAATTTAAATGATTTTACATCTGCCATCACGAATGGGTTCTACAAATTTATCGGAAAATCTGAATCgaatgaagaagaacaaggTACGTTGAATAAAAACCTCTGCTACAACAAGTGCGAtaataaaaacataaatatGTTTCTGTcaaaggtgaaggaaaaccaaagaaaaatggctttacaaagaaggaaaatggacAGAAGGAACAGCAAGTTTAAACCCGTAAAAGATAAACCACCATCTTACACAAATGAACAGGAGTACGAAACGAAGGTTtaccaaaatggaaacaacaCGAAGGAATTTCAAAGTGATGATTATTTGTCTGCAGATAATTCAAGTTATGTGGACAGCACCAAAAGCATTTGTGCATCACAAGATTCGAATAGctcactttccttttttgaccAAAATTTTAGTGACAATTCGGGTGAAGACTCACAACGGGGGAAGGCACCCACCGAGGAAgtcacaaaaaagggaaacactCTCCCCCCCTACAGTGATGCTAATGCATCACATACGAGTAACAAACAGGATAGAGGAAATTCAAATAAGAAGGCGAATTCCAATAAGGCAGAAGAACTTCCCCTCCGATACGACTATCAACTACAGGAATTCATCATGGAACATTATATCTACCCCCTAGCCGTTGCAAAATcacattttaattatttcatAATAAAGGACATCTCATTTTTCATACTTAAGGAGCTACTAAACAGGACGGTAACCCTAAGCTATGAGGATTACCTAACTCAAATAGAACAGGAATATAACAACAAATCCCTAAACGAGCAAGATCATGATAAAAAGGAACGCTACTTGAAAATATCCTTCAAGGCGAGCAAATCGCTTGACGAATTTCGTAAGTATGAGAAGAATGTACAAGCCATGTCGGATCCTTTtaacatgaaaaattttaaaaatctcATTTGAATATTAAACAAAAGGGAGGGTGTGATAGAAGAAACCCTGCCCTATTTTGCGTGGTCCTGTCCAATTTATATTCCACCCCCTCCACGGCACTTTTCCCTTATGTGAAGTCCATTTATGCGCTCAGTTTTAGTAGCACACATTTGTTTCCACTTTTAATAACTTCCTTGCCCCCATGAAATGGGAAGTTTCTATCCCGAGTAGGAGCTTCCATATGCTTGATTTTAAACGCACAGGCGTGTTCGTACGCATGTACATTTTCCCATGTTGGGGATATATTTACCCTCGACGAGGGTACAGCTGGGTCGGTATCATTATAGGAAGTTTCACACATGGGCTTCCCACTTGGTAACTTTCCgaatggaaacaaaaaaaaaattgtctttGCTTTGATCGTTTTAGGGGATACGAGAGGGTGGATATATGCCTTTCGGGGGGCCCtacaatgaggaaaaaatctCGCCATTTCTGCGCGTCCTCTGTAGGTGTATAATCACATTATTTCACCGCGTCCAGTTTTGCCTTCTGCCCGTTTGGCATCAAAACAACGTTTCAATAAATTATCATCAACTTAGCGGCACGCAATTTTCTCGTTCTACCAACGGAAACTGGCAGAGGGAGCATCATAcatgtcccctttttttattccgcGGCTTCCAAttagcaaaatgaaaaactgtcCATTCATTACGCATGCGAGGGAATCTTTAACTTACATGCCACGAgcgcagtttttttttccccccctcctgtAAAGCGCCGCAGCTATGGAGCAACCTTCGTTCAACAAAAGTGATAAGCACGCTTGGCAACTTGATTATATGTGACTGCTGCctgtttgcaatttttttttttctaaagttTGCCATTCGTAAAGTTgtaggtaatttttttttttttttttttttttcttaccttttgAAGGCTCCCATGGTGCTGACGCTCCGACTGcattttttgacaatttttttttaaattttccgtTTGAATGCAACAATGTAGGAAGCAAAATAGCGGAccggtttaaaaaaaaaaaataaaataaaataaaataaactacaattttttaagaatTATCATTGAGAGAGGCAAAGAGGAGATGATTCCTACTGCGATTTTATCCTTTTGAAGAAAGAGGggccccttttcttcttctgtttccCGGAATGGTCAAGCCGACTGgccaatttgttcattcgaTTGAACGATTTGATGCGGACAGGATTTCCCCATCCTGGTCACCACCCCATTTGATTGACGCGCATCGAAAATGCTATCCACAACAATACGGAACAGAATACACAAAATAATCTCGGGCAACAAGCTCATCCTCGAAAATGAAGATAACCAAACGAACCTGAAAAACGTTGTGAACAACTGCACGCTGATAGAGAATGCCCTGCGTAGAGAATTCTTGGAGTACAGACGGCTCCCCAGGAACAAACTAAACGCCCTCATTGTCGACGTTCTGAAGAAAACGTTTGAAGGGGATGGTTTTCCCAAGGGGGGAGGTATTTCTGGGAAAGGGTTCCAGGGAAGTTGCGATGCGGGGGAGCAACACGGTCATCACGACTATCACAATCATAACAGTCATCACGATGATAAGTGGCAGCCCGGCGAGCCAGACGAACTGCCAATCCccaacaaggggaaaaaaaaaaaaaaaagggatgaacAACTGTCCCAAGATGGAAGTAAAAAAGTCAAGAATGCCTCATTAAAAATGGGAGAGAGCAAgacaaatgaaaaggtgaaaaagaaaaaaaatttagattTCACCTCAccaaaggagaaggaaaagtccCAAAAGGACACTGTGAAGGAACAGAGTTACCTAGCACATAATCTCCTGAAGgacgttaaaaaaaacatcgaaGCGGATAATACCAATTTAGCAAACTataagggaataaaaaatatcaaaaaggacattttttacagtatAATTTACCCCCATAAATTTAGGGAGGGTAATTTCAGCACAATTATTAATATTAGCGGTATTAGTGGGTCAGGAAAAACCACATTATCGTACGCCATAGCGGGAGAATGTGactgtccatttttttacttgaaGCTGCCAgaatatgtaaaatatatttctaatgatagtaaaaataataagttaAAGTTAATTTTTGAGCAAATAAAGAATGAGTATAATGACGCCATCCTCTGCATAGACGATATAGATGTTATCCTTTCGTCGAAGGATGATTCAACGGATCTGTATCTTTTCACATATCTGCTGAGCCTCTTTGACAACTCAAATGTTATTGTACTTTTGCTAAGTGTGAGCAAACCGTATGACAGTGTACTAtacacaaaaattaaaaaatttatatccATACCTATACCTACGTATGAGGATAGAGTGGAAATTCTCGAATTCATGGCGGAAGAGTTTTCCCTCACATTTGATGCAAAATATGCAGCAGCTTTAACGTATGGCTTTCATCGGGGCCACCTCTACGATATTGCAAACGAGTCAATGAATCTGTGCATATATGACCAAGTGCACGGGGGAAATTTGATCAGGATAAGGAGCGAAATGGACGTACCATCGATTGAGAGGGACTCCATTGAGGAGACCAAATCGGAGGTACTACCTCCGGGGGGTGAGGCAACCCAGGTTACAACTTCACCCCCGAATGACGCTCCCCATCCGAACGGAGAAAACATTTGCGAGGCGAACAACACGGACGTAAGCCCAAACGGAGGTGAAGAGCAAGAGTGTGACTTGAAAAGTGATACCGCCACAACGTTTTACTCCCATACACTTACCTCCAAGCAGAGGAACGAAACGAAcctgaagaggaaggaatggagcGGAGATGCCAGCACGTACAAAGTGAAAAGACCAAAAATGAGCTGCCGAAAAGTGAATGATGAGATTATCCAGCAAAGTGtaagaaatattaaaaaaaaaatgattacaGAGAATATATGTGAAGTGCCAAATATCAACTTGGACAATATTGGTTCCTTAAAAAAGATCAAAAAAGTGTTAGAGACGAAATTCATCCTACCTGTCAAATATGCAAATATTTACAAACATCTAGGGATAAATAAAAGCATGGGGATATTACTCTATGGCCCACCAGGATGTGGAAAAACGATGCTTGCAAAAGCAATAAGTAATGAAATGAAGGCGAATTTTATAGCTATAAAAGGACCCGAAATtttgaataaatatgtaggggaaagtgaaaaaaaagtgagagaaatattttcttacGCATCTATTTACAAGCCTTGTCTCATCTTTTTCGACGAAATTGACAGTATTTGCATTAACAGGGCAAACAACAAAGCTGCAGCTGCATCGGATCGAATTGTAAACCAACTGCTCACCGAAATGGATGGCCTCTCCCAAAGGGAAAGTGTCTACATCATTGCTACGACGAATAGACCAGATATTATCGACAAGGCTTTGCTAAGAAGTGGGAGATTTGATCAACTCATTTACATTTCTTTACCAAAATATCAAGGACGAATTGATATTTTGAGAAAGCTATCCAAAAATATGCCCCTCCATGAGGATGTAGATTTTGCCAAAATTTCTCGCTTGACTAAGGGTTATAGTGGGGCTGACTTGTATGGAGTTCTGAGAGAAAGTGCTTTCATCGCTCTCCAGGAGTGTCGAGATAAAATTGATCTGTGCAACTCGGGTTTGTCTAGCCGTGGTGATGAAACACAGCACTTCCGCGAAGCAGATGCTTCTTGCAATTATACATCCAATGAACAACCCCCCTTTGTTAAACGGGAAAATGGGGACACTGTTACAGATGCTGGAAGTAGCAATCGTACGGCAGGCCCCTTCGATGGAGGCACAAAAGGGCCCAGTCAGTGTGCCGTGGCAACTATTGATCAAAGCGACG from Plasmodium coatneyi strain Hackeri chromosome 12, complete sequence includes these protein-coding regions:
- a CDS encoding ATPase is translated as MLSTTIRNRIHKIISGNKLILENEDNQTNLKNVVNNCTLIENALRREFLEYRRLPRNKLNALIVDVLKKTFEGDGFPKGGGISGKGFQGSCDAGEQHGHHDYHNHNSHHDDKWQPGEPDELPIPNKGKKKKKRDEQLSQDGSKKVKNASLKMGESKTNEKVKKKKNLDFTSPKEKEKSQKDTVKEQSYLAHNLLKDVKKNIEADNTNLANYKGIKNIKKDIFYSIIYPHKFREGNFSTIINISGISGSGKTTLSYAIAGECDCPFFYLKLPEYVKYISNDSKNNKLKLIFEQIKNEYNDAILCIDDIDVILSSKDDSTDLYLFTYLLSLFDNSNVIVLLLSVSKPYDSVLYTKIKKFISIPIPTYEDRVEILEFMAEEFSLTFDAKYAAALTYGFHRGHLYDIANESMNLCIYDQVHGGNLIRIRSEMDVPSIERDSIEETKSEVLPPGGEATQVTTSPPNDAPHPNGENICEANNTDVSPNGGEEQECDLKSDTATTFYSHTLTSKQRNETNLKRKEWSGDASTYKVKRPKMSCRKVNDEIIQQSVRNIKKKMITENICEVPNINLDNIGSLKKIKKVLETKFILPVKYANIYKHLGINKSMGILLYGPPGCGKTMLAKAISNEMKANFIAIKGPEILNKYVGESEKKVREIFSYASIYKPCLIFFDEIDSICINRANNKAAAASDRIVNQLLTEMDGLSQRESVYIIATTNRPDIIDKALLRSGRFDQLIYISLPKYQGRIDILRKLSKNMPLHEDVDFAKISRLTKGYSGADLYGVLRESAFIALQECRDKIDLCNSGLSSRGDETQHFREADASCNYTSNEQPPFVKRENGDTVTDAGSSNRTAGPFDGGTKGPSQCAVATIDQSDAGECTQKGNIYMDAHLCSPRDDDNLSMQNNHTYKINNLKNKAISEKDKNNLIYEFIQRNKNILTISHKHIVMAIKMVPRSVTSKQMKYYKEISKKFK